The window AGGGTCAACTAAAAGTAAATTGCTATGACGTCCCATAATTTCCATATGAATTTCACGTGTGATATCATCACCAATTTCATTTTTGCTTTGTATTTGGAAAATAATAATTCTGTCGCTTTCATGTTGGTGAATGCAGGTAATAATTCCACCTTCTAAATGCTTTCGTAACACCATGCAAAAAAGTGGAGGTTGGGCTGGGTTGTCGAGTGTTTCATTGGTAATTTGTACACGCGAATAGGATGAATGAACAGAGAACAAAAGTTTATAATTTTTACCTTGAGCTCTTATGTGCATTAATATTTCCTGTGCATTTGGTTGGTGTATCTTAGAAATACGACCTGTCACGAGTTGCTGTAATTCAGTTGTCATTGATATTGTAAATAAACCATCAAAAGCCATAAGTAATCCTCTTTCAAAACATTATTTTTTGTTTAGCGACCGGCGCCTACCGTCAATCTAAAAAGGCGTCTTGTGCTTTTCTATATATCTTATCATTTTCCACCATACTTGTGTTATAATCAGTTAAGTATGTAATTGGAAGAAGTCGACGTAGTATGACTGTATTTGAAGGAGACGTTATGCGAAGAGAAAAAGGTATATTGATCGTTTTATCAGGTCCGTCAGGAGTAGGTAAAGGGACAGTTAGAAAAGAATTATTTTCAGAGCCAGGTACAAACTATGAGTATTCTATATCCATGACTACGAGAAGTCCTCGTGAAGGTGAAGTGGATGGAGTAGACTATTTCTTTAAACAAAAAGACGAGTTTGAACAGCTGATTGAAGAAGGTAAGTTGTTGGAGTATGCATCCTATGTAGGAAATTACTATGGGACGCCTATCGACTATGTAAATGCTACGTTAGATTCTGGACGAGATGTGTTTTTAGAAATCGAAGTCCAAGGAGCAGCGCTTGTTCGTGAAAAAGCTCCAGAAGCACTATTTATTTTCCTTGCGCCTCCAAGCCTGTCTGAGCTCGAGCAAAGACTTATAGGTAGAGGAACGGAAACGGAAGATGTCATTAGTTCAAGGATTAAAGCTGCACGACAAGAGCTTGAAATGATGCATTTATATGATTATGTTGTAGAAAACGATGAAGTAGCTAAAGCATGCGCGAAAATTAACGCAATTGTAGTAGCAGAACATTGTCGACGTGAACGTGTAGAAAAAAGATATTCAGCTAT is drawn from Psychrobacillus sp. INOP01 and contains these coding sequences:
- the gmk gene encoding guanylate kinase, which codes for MRREKGILIVLSGPSGVGKGTVRKELFSEPGTNYEYSISMTTRSPREGEVDGVDYFFKQKDEFEQLIEEGKLLEYASYVGNYYGTPIDYVNATLDSGRDVFLEIEVQGAALVREKAPEALFIFLAPPSLSELEQRLIGRGTETEDVISSRIKAARQELEMMHLYDYVVENDEVAKACAKINAIVVAEHCRRERVEKRYSAMLEGEL